The genomic stretch GTGGTTTCATGTTAGTTACCTTTTAGTTACTGTGTAATTAGTGCCAGTTTAAATGTATGTTAccaaaaataaatctatttacCCCAGCTTAGATGTAGTATTTTTTGTATAATTGGATTTCCTAATACTGTTACTTGTAACCTCTGCGTTAAGGTGTTCTGGGTTTTTTAAgaaactgtatttgaaaataaagtcCAATGGAAAGCAGCTGATCCTCTTCCCCTTCATTTGTAAGAGTCTGACCCACCGGAATGATCCAAGTGGTCTGCACAGCCAGGAGGAGTTTTTTCCATGACGTGCCGTAGGGATGAGAAAAGACAGCCTGCTCACACTCAAAGCTTCTGAACTGTTCAGTTGCCTTAAGCTCATTGCTGGACCCAGTttcaaaactaaaattaaaaaaaaaaaagaaaaaaaaaaaaggaaactttttgTGTAAGTTTGGTTACCATGTAGTGATCAGACTCCTAACCTGTGAACttcttgctgttctgcagccaactaaactttctgtattttcatttttccaacaACTAATAGAATAAAGGCAGTTTTCTAAGCTCCCTGTATCCTGGTGTCTGTATTGCTCACTCCGGGCTTTTGGCCCAGCGTCCAACAACCCGAACCAGAAGAATCATTCTCGGTGTGGCTGTGGAACAGCTGCAAatgcttctgtgtgtttttcctgGTAAGTGCTGCCCGTGGAGGAGGAATCCTTCACCCTGGCAATGAGATCACAGAATGagccgggttggaagggacctcaaaaatcatgaagctccaaccccctcatcgcaggcagggccaccaacctctgtatttaataccagaccaggcagcacagggccccatccaacccggccttcaacacctccagggatggggcatccacagcctctctgggcagcctgaaattcagcacctcaccgctctcatagtaaagaatttccccctgacatccaacctcagtcttccttctttcaacttaaaaccgtttccccttctcctgccGTCATCCacctttccaagagttgatttccctcctgtttacaggctccctttaggtaccgaaagctgcaatgaggtcaccccgcagccttctccgGGCTGAGGTGTGCTGCAGCATGCATCTGTGCCCGTGTTGgtgtttcagcagctgctgcggAGCTGAGagccctgccagcagagctgggtttgGGCCAGTGCCCTGTGGAAGGGAGCACCGAGCTGCACCCAGGCCGAGTCCTGCAAAATACCATTAGTTTTTTGAAGGGGGGGGGCAGGCTGTGCTTCGGACACGCAAAGGCAGTCCTTTGCCCCCGCCCCGGGGTGACACAGCGGCAGAGCAGGAAGTTTCCAGCCGCTGCGCTGCCCGTGGGGATTTCACGGCTGTTGTTGAGCTTACTCGTTGCCGTGCTCTTCCCTTTTTGGGgtggaggtttttttcttcttccttttttttaaaaagttgagCAAAACCGGTTTGCAGCGCGCTGCAGCCGCCGTTACGCAGCCGCTCATCACCCACGGGGTTCTCAGTAAGGGCTGCGCGCCCCTCCAGCTCACGAGCTGCCGCTCTGCCGCCGCGGTCTCCCCGCAAGCGATCCCTTCGTTAACCCACGTCTGATCCCATCCCCCGCCTGCAGAGCCGCCCCTCAGCCGCGGGTGCCGcccctggaggtgccccaggcCACCGAGGGGCCCTGGGCGGCGGGAGCTGGAGGGCGGGCAGCCCACGGCACGGGCGGGGCTGGAGGTCCTTTCCGACCCAACCGCGCTGCGTTTCTTCGTGCGTGCTGCCGCCCCTCCCGAGCACCGCCcgcacccccagccctgccccggCTCTGCCCCAAACAGCGCAGAGAGGCGCGGAAAGGGGCGGGCGGTGCGCGCCTGAACTGAGGCGGGACAGAGCGGTGCGGGGTGGGCGGGTGTTGGTGTGTCCGTCCGTCTGTAGGAAGGAGCGGAgcggagcagagcagagcagagcggaGCGGCCATGGCAGCAACGCGGCTGGCGGGGATCTCGGCGCGGCCGCTGGGCGCGGCTGAGCCGCTGGCGCTGGGCTCGCTGCAGGGCAAAGTGCTGCTGGTGGTCAACGTGGCGTCGCTCTGAGGCACCACCACGCGCGACTTCCTGCAGCTCAACGAGCTGCAGCAGCGCTACGGGCCCCGCGGGCTGCGTGTGCTGGGCTTCCCCTGCAACCAGTTCGGGCACCAGGTATGGAGCGGGGAGCGGGCAGCGGGGAGCGGGAGGGGGCGGCAGCGCGGCCGGGAGCTCACGGGGCCGATCCTCCCCGCAGGAGAATGCCACCAACGAGGAGATCCTGCGCTCGCTGGAGTACGTGCGACCCGGCAACGGCTTCAAACCCAATTTCACCATGTTCGAGAAGTGCGAGGTGAACGGGAAGGGCGCGCACCCGCTGTTCACCTTCCTGAAAGAGGCGCTGCCCTTCCCGCACGACGACCCCACGGCGCTGATGACCAACCCGCAGTACATCATCTGGTCGCCCGTGTGCCGCAACGACGTCTCCTGGAACTTCGAGAAGTTCCTCGTGGGCCCCGACGGCGTTCCCTTCCGCCGCTACAGCCGGCACTTCGAGACCATCAAGCTGCAGGACGACATcgagctgctgctccagaaggTCCCCAAGGAGGCTCTGCAATAAAGGAAAGCCTGCACCTGTGTTGTACCGAGGGCCACTGCTCTGGCTGAACCCCCAATGTCCGTGCAAGCTTTGCTCGTGACGGTGCATCTTCCAAACCCTCGAAGTGCACCCGATGTTTTCAAAGCTGCGTGTGAAATGTTTGGGGCAACTcagcctggggagcagcacaTGAGTGTGGGTAATGGTGTGGGGTtctctgaataaagaaaaagtctgCTTTAAGGCTACGGCGTGGTGAATCTGGGTGAGTTGGAACAAACAGGGTGGCCAAAGGCTGGGTGCACGCTCTGCCTGGATGCGGGCTGGCTGGGTGCAGGCTGgggcaggctgagctgtgcccgGGCAGCTGGCAGCCACTGCACGGCTTGTGGCTGCTGTACCAaggggctgcagaggagcagccttTGCCCGAGGTCACTCATTCTTCGTCTTGCATCAGTGGATGCCCCAAGGAGACCCAGAGCTGGAGCAGCGAGTGCGTGTGGTGCTGCTGTCCTATGTGCCCAGCGGTCCCTGGCACTGTTCTGTGTTGGAGGCAGCCTCTGGTGGTGCCACTGACCCTGAAAGTGTTCAGGAaacatggggatgtggcactgagggggTGGCTGAGTGGGCAGCTAGGGATAaagattccatgattctgtgatcctgcaTTCAGGCCGGGTCACcttgcagccccagcacaggtACACGGGGCTCTAGCTGGAGAACCAGTTCTTTTGTTCCCAGCCTGTTTGACTACTTCTTCAGCAGAAGCTGTGCCTCGCCTCTGATTATCGCTGTTGCCTCTTGGGCACAAGAATTGTAGGCAACACACAGTGTGGGTGAGCTGGGGTTTGGGCTATggcattttcttgtttcaattcctctgctgccatgtttCTGATTCCAACAAGCGCTGATCTGACAGGTGTTCTGTGGAGCTGCCAAGACCTTGATGTTGTTCCTGGGCAGCAACGCAGGGTTTGCAGCTGAATGCCAAAATTGGGGCTGTTTTCCCCTGGAAGCCGTGAGCATGTGCCAAACTTCATCTGCTATCTCATTGCACAGGTCCTCCTGCGGTTGGTTTTCACTCTAGATATCTCACAGTTTCTGCACAATCAACCCTTACAAGGCCTCGAAGCACTGAGTGTAAACATGGTGCTACACTGCCGAGTTCAAGCATGTACCAGCAACTTGGGAAGGCACAACGCTTTCAAGCTCCATCACTTGTGTGTTGTTCTCATAACTGAAACCACTTAACTTTGGgatttatgggtttttttttttcctgttcataGCTTCCCATTTCTTACTTGCTTCATGAATGCAAGTACATCCAAGGCCCCTCCTGGCCCGGTTGTTAAGGCaaagcctgcaggcagctccacCCTGCTTACCGCTACCCCTGAGTAATCCGGATTTCAGCTCAGATTGCACAACTCTCACTGGGctatttcttaatttccttaactttttaactttgttaaaaataaaacaaaacaaaacaaacaaaaaaacaggaagtTTTCAGTGGTTCATTTCGCCTCTGGAGCAGAAGTTGCTTGATTTGGTGCATTCACTTTGCAGTTAAATCCACTTCCCTAATTAGTGCAGTATGTTGAAATACACTGAAAGCACAGCGGCTGACGGGCAGCAGGAGCTCATTGCATTGCCTTTAAAAATCTTACTCGATGTCAGCTGTGGCATTTCCTTCATCTTGGCTCACCGGACTTCAGATGTGTGAGCAGGAGCCCCTGCAGGGCACTCCATGCTTTGCCACTTCCCACTGTCTGCAGCCTCTGTAGAGCCCCACAGCTGCAAGGAACCAGGGCAGCCCCACAAAGGGATCCTTCCCCAGGtgggagagctgcctgctggagcTGTACAGTGTTCATTCTGTATTAATGGCCAAGGGATTTGTTTATCTCCTGGCTGCCGGGGCTGTAgtggcagaaaagcaaagcGGCAGCTCCAGGACAGATGCGCAGCAGCAAAATGATAGCGGTGATGCTACTCTAGGATGAAAAttggcagaaaaacaaaccatccCAATGTAAGCATGCTGCAGTCCCAGCAGTTAGTGTGCAGAGCAGGTAAAAGCCTCTCGGCCTCATTCCCTGTCTGCTTTAATCACACGCAGAGAGTGGATGGTGGTGGAAGGGCCATCCTGGAAACATTCCTTGGTGACACACACATAAGAGCACAGTTCTTGTGCAGGCTCCTGCACTCCAACACTACTGGGTGTTGGAACCACGTGGGAAAGAGACATTTCACTGCAGGTAATGCATTTCAGTGATTCCGTGACCTGAGGACATTGCCCCTTCCGTATCTTATCTACACTCCTATACCTTCCTACTCCTACACCTTCCTACTGTAACATGTATCTGCTAACAGCTACTCCTTTGCCAGTGCACACCTTGCCCTTCCGTTCCTCTACCTATCAGCCCAGCTCTCCCCCCTTCCCAGACTGCTTGGCCCCTCCTTCCCCTCATGATCAGGGTGACCTTCTAAGCTGCCATCAACTCCTTTAACCTTTAAACAAGTTCAGATAGGACACAGTCAGGAGCATGAACTAGCTGCAAACAAAAACGTCCTATCCTGCCTTTATCTCCTGGCTTCCCAAGCATTCTGCCCATCAGCCTCAAGGACACAACCCTCAATCATGGGAACAGCAGCGTTCAGAAGCatttaaacaacagaaatgcCATCAAGTGGAGAACAAAACAAGCCCTTTATTCCTCAGCCTGCTAAAAGctctttctgatgtttttaactcctttttcctttccgAGGAGTTGCATTGCACACACAAACTGTGCACACACAAACTTCCAGAGGACTTGTAGTCATTTTTTGGTCACTGCCATGGGCCGGCAGGAGGAAACACCTGCCTACAGCTGGGTGGTGCCTGAAAGCTCTTGCTCCCTTAGCCCTACGAATGAGACTATTTTGTTTCCTATTAGGAAACAGAGCTCAGCCATGCGTGCTTTGCCTCAGCACAGCTGACTCACTGTAAAACACCCACGACACCACGAGCTGTGGCAGCATTCTTAAAGCTTGCTGGCATTCATTGATGGATTGCCCTGCCCTGCAGTTTGTTTAGGTAACAGAGCTGTGTCTCTGTACCAAGGAGAGAAGGAAGTTCTGCCGAACGTTTGTACCAAGGAAACAGGAGGTCGTGTAACTTGTGATATGTAACAGAACTCTGGGAAACCTCTGCATGTGTAACACGAGCACCACAATCTCCCTGAAGGGCGGTTTCCAGAGGCACTTTCACAACTCTTACGAGCTCCCCTCGTTGCTCAGCTCtgtcctctcttttcttccccccctcaGTCTGAAGGCTTTCCCCCCCAGTCCCGCACTCAGCGCAGGGAGCCATGAAGCCTGACCACatggaacacacacacacacacacagccgCAGCTCACACGCCGCCGAACCACGCCCCCACCACTTCCGGTCACCCGGGCGGGGCCACAAAATGGCGCCCGCACGCAGAGCGCATGTGCGCACGGCCGACTTCCGGTAGCGGAGGGGTGAGCGCaccaagatggcggcggccCAGGGCGGAGGGGGGGCGGCGCGGCCGGAGCTCGGCCCGGAGGCGCCGGGCTCGGCGACCGTGGAGCCGGCGGCGGCGGACTCGGCGGTGCCGAGCCCTGCGGTGCAGCGGGCCGAGCTGAGGCCACTGATGGCCGCGTCCATGAGGCTGGGGGAGTCCTGGTGAGCCCGGCCGGCCCTTCCCCGCTGCCCCGTCCCCGGGCTGCCAGCGGGCTGCCAGCGCTGAGGGCCGCGCCGGGCCGTGTGTTGCAGGTACCTGCTGTCCAGCCGCTGGTTCGGTCTCTGGAAGCGCTACGTGGGGTACGACAGGTGGGACGTGTCCGGCGTGGGCGATCCCAACCTCTTTCCTGGGCCCATCGACAACGCGTGTCTGCTGAACGGTGAGTGCGGCCCTGTGTGGCCCGGCCCATCGGGGCTGAGGGGCTGCTCACAGGACCCGGGCAACGGTCGCTGCGGGGAGAAAGGGAGCGTGAGAGAGCCGGACCTTAAGCACGTGTCCCTTCCAGATGGGGAAAGTCAGAGCTTAAAGGAGCACCTCATCGCTCAGCTGGACTACGTGCTGGTGCCCAGCAGCGCCTGGCAGAAGCTGGTTTCGTGGTATGGCTGCATCGAGGGACAGCAGCCCATCGTGAGGAAAGTACGTATGGATGGGGCAGGGTTTCCTCAGTATACCTTTGTTATCTTATCTTTGGGGCTGAGGCTGATTGGATGgagttcaacaagaccaaatgccaggtcctgcacttctGTCACAGCAACCCTGGGCAATGCTATAGGCTGGGGacagagcagctggaaagctgtgtggAGAAAAAGGATCTAGGGGTGTTAGTTGACACCTGGCTAcagatgagccagcagtgtgctggggTTTACAAGAAGGCCAAGAGCATCCTGGCACATGTCAGAAACAGTGCAaccagcaggagcacagaggtGATCCTCatgctggtgaggctgcactgcaagtactgtgttcagttttgggtccctctccccaagaaagacatcgaggtATTGCAGCTTGTCCATGGAAGGGCAAGagagctgtgaagggtctggagcgCAGTCCTAtaaggagtggctgagggaactgggtttgtttcatctggagaagaggaggctcaggggaggtCTTATTTCTCTGTCTGCAACTCCCTGAAACGAGGTTGTAGTGTAGTGGGGATCAGCCTTTTCTGCCAGGTAGCAGTGAtaagatgagagggaatggactcaagttgcaccaggggagattaGGTTGGATGCTATGAAAAATTTCTTAAAGAATGGTCAgacactgacacaggctgcctggggaaatgactgagtcaccattcctgagggtgttcaagaaaagggtagatgtggcactgtgggacATGGCTTAgggggcatggtggtgatgggttgatggttggactccATGACCTTGGAGATCTTTTCTAACCCTTATTCTATGGTGTTTGTTTCACTGGATGTGAGTTGAGATAATAATGTCAGGTTGCACTTAGCTAGTTATGTTAAAGAACATGATTTGCCAGTGTTGAAGTGCCTGAATCCTCACTGACTCTGTGGATGGGTTATGTGGGGTGAGAGCCATGAACCTTGTTCCAGTTACCTTTAAGTTTGTTTGGAGCAGTGTGGTGCTTTTGTGTTGTGTGCAGCTTGGGCTGTACTAAAGCATGCAATCTGTTAGGCTTATTGATCTAATGGGACAGAACAGGGGACTGGGGTAAATTACCTGCTAATGCAGATGGTTTGGGCACTTTCTATGCAGCTGAACTTGGttcttgttttctctcccaAAATTCTAGCACTCTAAACTCCGAAAAGAAAAGGAGTGtgtgtggttttcttttctaagcttgtaagatgttttcttctgtaagtgTAGTTATGAATGCATTTTGAGTATGTAAGCTCTTCTGAAAGGTAGACCTCATATGTCACTCTTCTGAAACCTGTCAGTTGTTTACAGGTAGAAggggttttgcttttgttttagtcTTGAGTTTTCAGATCAATTCAGTACCATAATTGCTGAGTGTTAGAGATTAGAGcaaatgctgttttgcagaCAGTCTGAGTTATCGTGGctcaattaaaaataacttttttaagTCTAGACTTGCTGCAAGAATTTCAGTCTCTGTTGATAACCTGCCAGTTACAGTggattttgctgtttaaaaaacagcacCTAGAAATATAGCAGAATAGTATGTCTGTGGGATTCTGTTAGAGAAAAATAGGAAGTGAAAGGTCGGGGGgtacagcagcacagtgctgcacgTGAGTGTAACCTGCTTGGTATCTAGTGACAGAATGTTCTACATGGCAATGGAAGTAACGTACTTAGATGTGTGATCCTTGGGTGCTCTTTGCTTCAATGGGGATCAATTCATGCATGTATctgtaaaaataacatttggaaAGTAATTATTCCTCAAGCATCCTCATAACTTCACAAGTTGAGATTTCTTCCGTCCCTGTGTGTCTGGTAACTGGAAGCAAATACAGGAGGGTAAGACTAGATTTATCtctagtttattttatttcGTATTTCCAAACTGTTTCTTGGGACAGTCACTGCAGAAGTCCTGTTACAGAGCATATGAGTGTGCAAAGTATGGAACAGCAGGGTTTGGGTGTTCATAGCAGTGTGGTTATGTGTTGTGCTGCCCATGGGATCACCCACATTTTCCTTTGGCCAGCTTAGTACAGAGAGAGAGCTTGCTGGCCAGAGCTCTTCAGAGAAGTGATGGAAGGAGATTTGTTTTTGATGACCTGAACTGTGTGCCCAAACcatgctgctgttctgtgaacAGGCACAGTGATGTGCTCAGGAGCTTCTCCTGGAAAGGtgttcttccatttctgctgtTGGCTAAAATTTCTGCtaaaaaagagacagaatttGGGAATGGTTTCTTTTGCATTAAGCAACAACAGAGGTTTCATCTCTTATTcttgattcttcttttctttccgaAACTGAGCAAAGTGTTTTTTcgtatgtgggtttttttcattcagccacttaattaattaatccacattaaaaataatgcagctATAGATTGTGGATGTGGATTGCAGCAAGTCTGATGTCTTGGGGAAAAATCTTCTGTATCTGCAACTGCAGTGAAGTATGGTGTCAGTTTCCTAGACCTTTtagctgcagagcactgtgtgaGTAACATGTTagtttttcatgttatttttttaatagggtAAATTTTGCAGTATCCACGTTGAGAAGGATCTCAAGGTTTGTCAAGTTCAGTACTTGAGAAATCACTTTTTTCCTGTACAGTCTTAAATGAACTAAACGTGGCTTTTGTTTACATAGATCTGTGGCATCACTTTTGCAAGCTGTGTTGCAGGACTTGAGGATTGTGCTGTATTTCTCCTCAACAATAAGAGGAGGGAATGAGCATGgtatttaaatgaagaaaagagcaaGCTTGAAAGCAACACACTTGTAGGCAGCCATGTGTAGTTAAATGATACTGGTGGAGTCACCGTAGCACGAAGCTGGGAAGTTAAGTGTGAATTAATTATGAACAGAGTAGTTCAGTATTGTGCACCAATGAGCTGAAAACTGGTCTCAGGGTGAAGAGGAGTGCTTGGTGTCAGGTATGGGGAGGGCAGTTGTTGTCCCACAGTGCTGTGAAGCTGTAGTATCAGATGGTATGATAttctcagctattttttttccctcttcctgctgcaaTGGTGTTGTCATATAACTGGCCTCTAAGGcgtgctgcttttcctgctgtgatATGATTTAAAGTCTGTAGATGAAGAGGGATATCTAATCTTGCAGAATGCCTTATTATTACTGGTGTTATTTTTCACCTTCTTTCTGTGTGCAGGTGATGGAATTTGGTCTGTATGCAAAGCACTGTGAGGTTGAAGTTTATCCTCTTGAGCTGAAGCTgtgtgagagcagcagtgcttccaacgtgatcagctgctgcttcagcagaaGAGATAGTGTTGGTAAGTAGCTCTCTATGCATTAAGCTGTTCTGATGCTTCATCAAGAGGTACTTTGTACCTTCCAGAGCAAGAAAGATGATGTGACTAGAACAAGTCTAGCAGTAAGGTGGTCCAACTGGAGTACATGATCTTTGAGTAGAGCCTAAGGGAGCTGTGGTTGacctggaaaagaaaggacTTTAGGGGCACCTCTTAACAGCCTCACAGAACCTGTGAGGAGGTTATTGAGAACAGAGGAGGCGAGCTCCttactgcagcacaaagcaaggTAACAACAGGTGGTGGTCATATATGGAACATGAGGGTTTGAACtgaatataatgaaaaagttTTCCCTGTCAGAACAGCTGGGCGTTTGAACAGAGCCCAAATGGGGATTTTCCTTCCTTGCCAGCTTTGAACACCCAGCTGGCTGTGTCCCAAGCAGCCTGGGCTGAAAGCAGTGTTGACTCAGCTTTGAACGCTCAGATTAGGAACAGCCTGAAGTTTCTCCCAGTCATAGTGACTCTTTGTGCAGTGCAGGGAGATGTCATTAAAGGCTTTGCAGAACGTGTTGTTTACTAACCAGTGTCCTTGAGAAACCTCTGTGTTGTTTGTGTAAAGCACTTCAgtcttttgttcttgttgtaTAATTCCTTCCTTGAGTGTGAATGTTTTAGATGTCCTCTCAGTGGCTTCTTCCTATGCTTCTCTACTTCCTGAAACGTGCCCTCCATGTAATTCTTGTATTTTCACATctgaaaatacatctgaaatgcATCTGATGGATTTTAGCTGTAATTTGTCTATAAAGAGGCTTCTTTCAGCTTGCTGGTGATAACTGAAACACTTCCTTCTCAACCTGTGTTTTCAAATCATGGCTCTTCCACCAAAGTTGTCCTTTGGGCAGAAGCATCCTGCCAGGGTTCTGCCATTCAGGGTTCTGAATGCTGTTGAATGGAGGGCTTGGTGCACAAATGTGTGGCTGaaataactgcatttctttctttcacactAAGTACTAGAGAAGCTATAGGAGCAATTGTAACTCCCATGGTGCACTCCCTACTCAGAAGCCCTTGACAGATAGTGGTGCTAGAAGACTGGCTtcccagtttattttcttcaaaagtttttgtgttttagGAGTTTTggtgttgctttttcttcctgaacaGCCACTCTTGTGAAAGAAATTCGGAAACTATTTCAAATCCCAGCTGAGAAGGATGTGAGGTTATGGAGCAGCCATTTTGATGGCTCCTACGAGCAGCTCAGCGATTTGGGTGTCACCCTAGAAGATGCAAACATCTATCATGGGGAGGTAAGGGATGTATCTATCTTCCAGTGCTTGTGGTGAATGCTGGCATTCTGATAATGCTCAGCAATTTGCAATGCAGGTTTCCTTGAGCAGTGCTTTTTCTCTAAAGTTTTTAGATGTTTGtgcactgttttcctttcaggtcAAGTACTTCAATCACAGTTATCAATATTTGCTCTACTGATGACTTTGTGAAATGTATAGTGGATTTTGTTagttacttctctttttttaccTGCACTCTCTTTCAGCTTGTCCtaatagaagtgaaaaatgaagatggCACGTGGCCTCAACATCCTTTCCTTACAAAGTAAGAGTAAAGTAATGGCTTCCATTATTTAGTTCAGCTCGTTTGCTGAGTTTAGTGAGTGTGCATTCCCTGGGGAGGCCCAGTTATTGGTGGCTGTTgtgaatttgtttgttttgtgtgttttggagAATGTCAGATCTTCAATATAAATATCCTTTATTTATTGCCCTACAACTGGTTTCTTGTTTTAGCAACAGTCTCTGTCCTAAAGCCCATTTCAGATAGGTTGTGTAAGGATTAAATAGCTTAGGTTTCTGCAGTGCTTAGGAGACAGAAGTGCTATTTCTGTTGAGCTAGATTACTTAGGAAACTGCCTCTGTAGACTGCCCAGGAAAAGTCTGTAGTATTCTActgctgtaggaaaaaataaaaagattgcAGCATGTGAATGCCAGCAGTGAATATTCCACATTCTAGTAGTTTCTCATTAAAAGCAGTTGCAGACAGCCTGACAAACGTGAGCCTTCCATCCCCTGCAAAAAAACACCCAAGGgctaacaaaaagaaatcaaaacaccCAACCAATTAGAACCCTGGAAATATTGCTATGAATCTTTTCTCTAATCTGTGAGTAAGATGAGGAAATGAGGGTGTGATGAAATACTGTGTGTGTGTAGCAGAGTGTGAGTTACGTGCAGTGGTGAGAAATGACTTGTTCATTGTTATACTGCAGAAGGCAAAATCCAGTGAAGTTGAGGCCATCAGATTTGATACTGACAAAGGAAATCTTTTCTGTACAGTGCAGTTGAAATGGCAGCAGGTTTCGTAAGTTGCTCCGTTTTTAATCAAGATCCTACTGGAGCTGTttgaagaagagggaaaaatgagATTGTTAGTGACAGCTAGTACAGAATCAGTACAGACTTCAGGGATGTCATGCTGGGGAAATGGGTCAAGAGGAGGTCTGTAGGATCACAGTGAACTCGGTGtacattttctctctccactCACT from Lagopus muta isolate bLagMut1 chromosome 11, bLagMut1 primary, whole genome shotgun sequence encodes the following:
- the GPX1 gene encoding glutathione peroxidase 1, translated to MAATRLAGISARPLGAAEPLALGSLQGKVLLVVNVASLUGTTTRDFLQLNELQQRYGPRGLRVLGFPCNQFGHQENATNEEILRSLEYVRPGNGFKPNFTMFEKCEVNGKGAHPLFTFLKEALPFPHDDPTALMTNPQYIIWSPVCRNDVSWNFEKFLVGPDGVPFRRYSRHFETIKLQDDIELLLQKVPKEALQ